In Haloarcula limicola, the genomic stretch ACTACCCGTCGTTGGCGCGCTGCTCGTGGGAAGCGCCCTCGGCGCGCGAGTGGGGGCCGGGGCGACCAACCTCGTCGACGAGGGCGAGATAAAGGGCTACTTCGCCGCGATGCTGCTCGCCGGCAGCGCCGCCGTCGCCTCGAACAGGCTCGGGACCGTCTACGGGATCGAAGTCCTGAACACGCTGAGCACCGTGCTCATCTTCGGATCGGCCCTGCTGGTGAGCGGTGCGGTGGTGCTCGCCGCGGTCTGTCGGCTCCGGGGAGACTCGGACGGCACGTGGTGTCGCCTCACCACGTCGTAGGACCCGCGGCGTCAGAGATAGGCACAGTATTGTGCCATCTATGCAAATACTTTTGCTCGTCCGGTTCGTACGTTCCGCTAACAATGGCTAACTCGATGAACGAGATGCTCCGCAAGGACATGCAATGCGAGGGGTTACTGGAGTGTTTCCACGACCTCAAGGAGATCGACAAGGAGATCTTCCAGTTACTGCACGACCGCGCGGAGCCGCTCACCGTCGACGAGATCGCGGAACGCGTCGACCGTGAGCGCTCGACCGCTTACCGCGGCGTCCAACGTCTGATGCAGGCGGGGTTCATCCAGAAAGAGCAGGTGAACTACGACCAGGGCGGCTACTACCACGTCTACCGGCCGCGCGACGGCGAGGAGATCGCCCAGGAGATGCAACGGACCCTCAACGACTGGTACGCGCAGATGGGACAGCTCATCGGGGAGTTCGGCGAGAAGTACGACAGCGAGTCACGTCCCGCCGCCGCCGAGAACTGAGATCTGGCTTTCTCTTCGCGCAATGCGTGCGCCTATCGGTCGTCCAATAGCCGAGGGTTCGTCTCGGTAGTTCGCACGTCGTTACGGGACGAACCGCCGGAGGAGGGAAGCCACGCGATAGAGGATCGTCCGCTCGCGGTACTGTCGCCAGCCGGTAAATCCGCCTGTGAGCGTGGTCGCTTCGTAGCCCCGTTCGTCGAGGCGGGCCGTCGCTTTCCGTGCGACTATCCCCGCCTTGCAGACCGTCACGACAGCTTGGTCGTCCGGAATCTCAGCGAGGTGCGAGTCGAGCGACTCGGTGTCTCCTCGCCGGAGGTCGTCGTAGACCGGGACGTTGTAACTGCCCTCGATGTGGTCCTCCCGGTAGTGAGCCGCGGGGCGAACGTCGAGGACGAACGCGTTGTCGCTCGAAAGCCGGTCGTCGAGTTCGGACGGTCCGATTCGGCTCATTCGTCTGTAGTTGTGTGAGAACGGTGAAATAGTTGGCGGTCAAGAAGCGACATCTCGATATTCTCTGAACACTCGAATTTTTCGTCGATAGTCATTAGTGCCCCCATATACGCATGATTTCCGGCGTCTGAAGTGATTTCCGGAGTCAGTACGTCGCGTTACTGCCAACGGATTTATGAGCGTGGAAACTCATAGTAATGGATACGATGAGCAATACTGGATACGAGCCGAGCGAGCTCGCGCGTCGCGTTCGAGACGACGAAGACCTCTTCGTCCTCGACGTCCGGAACGAAGAGGA encodes the following:
- a CDS encoding rhodanese-like domain-containing protein; the encoded protein is MSRIGPSELDDRLSSDNAFVLDVRPAAHYREDHIEGSYNVPVYDDLRRGDTESLDSHLAEIPDDQAVVTVCKAGIVARKATARLDERGYEATTLTGGFTGWRQYRERTILYRVASLLRRFVP
- a CDS encoding helix-turn-helix domain-containing protein; this translates as MANSMNEMLRKDMQCEGLLECFHDLKEIDKEIFQLLHDRAEPLTVDEIAERVDRERSTAYRGVQRLMQAGFIQKEQVNYDQGGYYHVYRPRDGEEIAQEMQRTLNDWYAQMGQLIGEFGEKYDSESRPAAAEN